In Dama dama isolate Ldn47 chromosome X, ASM3311817v1, whole genome shotgun sequence, one genomic interval encodes:
- the LOC133052885 gene encoding melanoma-associated antigen B17-like, whose translation MEDVRARDESGCPPYLLSCQHSRLRSLTCVTMPQRHNNKYHAHGKRHQVSPRSFPATGDRQELQGAMAPSSPDAGVSWAGSDEGAQGPEEESAGASQAAPATQSTRKDPLTRKANMLVEFLLEKYGKKEPITQNALLTVVNRKYRQHFPEILRRASERMELVFGLELKEDDRSRNIYVLISKLNHRGNGGPSDEKGLLKSGLLMVLLGVIFMKGNQATEEEVWEFLSVLGVYAGRRHSIFGEPRRLITKDLVQKKYLKYLQVPNSDPPRYEFLWGPRACAEISKMKVLEVLAKIHDTVPSAFPDLYDEALRDQAERAGLRVATQAPAMAEASAPSRVKSCSSSHI comes from the exons ATGGAGGATGTCAGGGCTCGGGATGAGTCAGG GTGCCCGCCTTACCTGCTCTCCTGCCAGCATTCTCGCCTGCGGTCCCTGACCTGTGTCACCATGCCTCAGAGGCACAACAATAAGTATCATGCCCACGGGAAACGCCACCAG GTTTCTCCCCGGAGCTTCCCTGCTACTGGCGATCGCCAGGAGCTTCAGGGAGCCATGGCCCCTAGCTCTCCTGATGCAGGGGTTTCCTGGGCAGGATCTGATGAAGGTGCCCAGGGCCCAGAGGAGGAAAGTGCAGGTGCCTCCCAGGCAGCCCCGGCCACTCAGAGCACTCGCAAAGATCCTCTGACCAGGAAGGCCAACATGCTGGTGGAGTTCCTGCTGGAGAAGTACGGCAAGAAGGAGCCCATCACACAGAACGCCCTGCTGACGGTCGTCAACAGGAAGTACAGGCAGCACTTCCCCGAGATCCTCAGGAGAGCCTCTGAGCGCATGGAGCTGGTGTTTGGCCTGGAGCTGAAGGAAGACGACCGCAGCAGGAACATCTATGTCCTCATTAGCAAGCTCAACCACAGGGGTAATGGAGGTCCTAGTGATGAGAAGGGGCTGCTCAAGTCTGGTCTCCTCATGGTGCTCCTGGGGGTCATTTTCATGAAGGGTAACCAGGCCACTGAGGAGGAGGTCTGGGAATTCCTCAGTGTGTTGGGGGTCTACGCTGGGAGGAGGCACTCAATCTTTGGGGAGCCCAGAAGGCTCATCACCAAAGATCTGGTGCAGAAGAAGTACCTGAAGTACCTCCAGGTGCCCAATAGTGATCCTCCGCGCTACGAGTTCCTGTGGGGCCCGAGAGCTTGTGCTGAGATCAGTAAGATGAAGGTGCTGGAGGTTCTGGCCAAGATCCATGATACGGTCCCTAGTGCCTTCCCAGACCTCTATGATGAGGCTCTGAGAGATCAGGCGGAGAGAGCAGGGCTGAGAGTTGCGACCCAGGCTCCAGCTATGGCTGAGGCCAGTGCCCCTTCCAGGGTCAAGTCCTGCAGCTCCTCCCACATCTAG